Proteins co-encoded in one Leptospiraceae bacterium genomic window:
- a CDS encoding adenylate/guanylate cyclase domain-containing protein: MKLTLRLFLFLVILLGLFCEKKQDKAAFNERESKGKMDLTNWDFGKQGYKKLDGEWRFYWKELRPPEDAMLEVTSDHYSTIKVPGSWNDFMVDGKKVGGSGFATYALYLHLPPSLKGKILTLKIPHMGTAYRLFVDNELLAENGVVGKSYEDMKPQYLSLTRSFIVSSESVLITIHVSNFHHRKGGIRFDSLYLGKEEQLQALQASNTIYIFFLMGSLVIMAIYHFGLFFLRKEDIAALVFGIFCFLVSIRLFFIGDVWITSIYPTLDWYWMYRFEYLSLYFSAPTFTLFTFYVFRSEFNKKVLYLTLPIYISLSALVLFSKPSVFSLSLNFFQGIAVLNSLYILFVIILAIIRAKEGAIAALIGFVLFVFTIINDLLYNNEIILTGYGNLLPLGVFLFIFSQSFILSQIFSNAFKSIKTLSKNLSQTNEAYGRFVPVEFLKYLNKKSIVDIQLGDQMQKEMAILFSDIRSFTDLSEKLTPRENFNFLNSYLKRMSPIIQKNNGFIDKYIGDAIMALFPGEVEESIQAAIEMQKEVRVYNQHRLKEGYDPIKIGCGIHTGNLMLGIIGADARMEGTVIADSVNVASRIEGLTKVYDASILISDVILKKLKDPSIFHYRYIDKVKVKGKTEYTVIYEIYDGQPNFMIELKTQTKEFFEEGITLYYEKNFKDAIPAFLRVMDINPNDVACAIYLKRAKYYLENGIVEFLE, translated from the coding sequence ATGAAATTAACGTTACGATTATTTCTATTCCTTGTAATTTTACTTGGTTTATTTTGCGAGAAGAAACAAGATAAAGCCGCTTTTAATGAACGAGAATCCAAAGGAAAAATGGATTTAACGAATTGGGATTTTGGGAAGCAAGGCTACAAGAAATTAGATGGTGAGTGGAGGTTTTATTGGAAGGAACTCAGACCACCAGAAGATGCTATGCTTGAAGTAACTTCTGATCATTATTCGACAATTAAAGTCCCAGGCTCTTGGAATGATTTTATGGTAGACGGTAAAAAAGTGGGCGGCTCGGGCTTTGCTACCTATGCGCTTTATCTACATTTGCCTCCATCGTTAAAAGGAAAAATACTTACACTCAAAATTCCGCATATGGGAACGGCTTATAGACTTTTTGTGGATAACGAGCTATTAGCCGAAAATGGAGTAGTTGGAAAATCCTACGAAGATATGAAACCTCAATATCTAAGTTTGACTCGTAGTTTTATTGTTAGCAGTGAATCTGTGTTAATCACCATCCATGTTTCCAATTTTCATCATAGGAAAGGAGGAATTCGTTTTGACTCGCTTTATTTAGGAAAAGAAGAACAACTCCAGGCTTTACAGGCAAGCAATACAATTTATATTTTTTTCTTAATGGGAAGCTTGGTCATAATGGCGATTTACCATTTTGGTTTATTTTTCTTACGAAAAGAAGATATTGCCGCCCTTGTGTTTGGAATCTTTTGCTTTCTAGTTTCTATTCGTTTATTCTTTATTGGCGATGTGTGGATAACGTCTATTTATCCCACTTTAGATTGGTATTGGATGTATCGGTTTGAATATCTTTCTTTGTATTTTTCTGCGCCCACATTTACCTTATTCACTTTCTATGTATTTCGAAGTGAGTTCAATAAAAAGGTTTTGTATTTGACGCTTCCAATTTATATTTCGTTATCTGCTTTAGTTTTATTTTCAAAGCCCAGTGTTTTTTCTCTAAGTCTTAATTTCTTTCAAGGAATTGCAGTTTTAAATTCTCTGTATATTCTTTTTGTTATTATTCTTGCCATTATTCGGGCAAAGGAAGGTGCGATTGCTGCACTTATAGGTTTTGTTTTATTTGTATTTACAATTATAAATGATTTGCTTTATAATAATGAAATCATTCTAACGGGTTACGGTAATTTGCTTCCACTTGGAGTATTTCTCTTTATATTTTCTCAATCTTTTATTCTATCTCAAATCTTTTCTAATGCGTTTAAATCAATTAAAACTCTTTCGAAGAACCTAAGCCAAACAAATGAGGCATATGGTCGTTTTGTGCCAGTTGAATTTTTGAAGTATCTTAATAAAAAAAGCATTGTGGATATTCAACTAGGCGATCAGATGCAAAAAGAAATGGCGATTCTATTTTCAGATATTCGTTCCTTTACAGATTTAAGTGAGAAACTTACTCCACGAGAAAATTTCAACTTTTTAAATTCTTATTTGAAGCGGATGAGTCCTATTATCCAGAAAAACAATGGCTTCATTGATAAATACATTGGAGATGCGATCATGGCTTTGTTTCCAGGAGAAGTAGAAGAGTCCATTCAAGCTGCGATTGAAATGCAAAAGGAAGTTCGTGTTTACAATCAACATAGACTAAAGGAAGGATATGATCCAATTAAAATTGGTTGTGGAATTCACACTGGAAATTTGATGCTTGGAATTATTGGAGCAGATGCTAGAATGGAAGGAACGGTGATTGCTGATTCGGTAAATGTTGCTTCTAGAATTGAAGGACTTACAAAAGTGTATGACGCATCTATTTTGATTAGCGATGTGATTCTTAAAAAGCTAAAAGACCCTTCCATTTTTCATTACAGATACATTGACAAAGTAAAAGTTAAAGGCAAAACAGAATATACCGTTATCTATGAAATCTATGATGGGCAGCCTAATTTTATGATTGAGTTGAAAACCCAAACTAAAGAATTCTTTGAAGAGGGAATTACATTATACTATGAAAAGAATTTTAAAGATGCCATTCCTGCTTTCTTACGGGTAATGGATATTAACCCAAATGATGTAGCTTGTGCCATTTATTTAAAGCGAGCAAAGTATTATCTGGAAAATGGAATTGTAGAATTCTTGGAGTGA
- a CDS encoding glycosyltransferase family 4 protein → MQKSNDIRKVAFLGDYLPRKCGIATFTNDLRTAVSQEFKSMQCLVVPVNDIESNYDYPTEVRFEIAEQDIPSYLRAADFLNITNVDVLCVQHEFGIYGGLAGSHVLALLHELRMPIVTTLHTILREPNVEQRRVMRELIRLSTRLVVMTEKGKEFLLDIYQVPEKKIDLIPHGIPDMPFADPNYFKDEFGVAGKQVLLTFGLLSPNKGIEFALRALPRIVKDFPNIVFIVVGQTHPNLLRNEGELYRLSLERLAKDLGVQKHVVFFNRFVEQGELMRFIGAADIYLTPYLTETQITSGTLAYAFGAGNAVISTPYWHAKELLANNRGKLIPFQDAGSIADAVIDLLHDESFRHSLRKNAFQIGREMTWSNVAINYVKSFYQAGQDHSFVGRKSSPIKTLDEQPDQLPALKFDHLLRLTDSTGIFQHASFTVPNFTEGYCTDDNARALLLTLMLRKSGNSIYRINELAATYSAFLNYAFNRQNHRFRNFMSFDRRWLEEVGSEDCHGHALWALGYCVGSADNGSLSMLAAELFEKALPVAADFSSPRAWALTLIGVDHYLQRLSGDRRASHIQESLVAKLLQRYADASSEDWQWFENGLSYANAKLSHALILSGKRTNNHTALAIGLKTLRWLVKLQTSEAGSFRPVGSNGFFQKGGERAIFDQQPIEAQAMVSACIEAYYATGDMSWAVEARRAFEWFLGRNDLGLAMYDSNSGGCRDGLHIDRVSQNEGCESTLAFLLALSEMQTLQSTLISFKDPAGE, encoded by the coding sequence ATGCAAAAATCAAACGATATCCGCAAGGTAGCATTCCTTGGGGATTATCTCCCGCGTAAATGCGGTATAGCCACATTTACCAACGACCTTCGCACTGCCGTTTCACAAGAGTTTAAATCCATGCAATGCTTAGTCGTTCCAGTGAACGATATAGAGAGTAATTATGATTATCCGACAGAAGTTCGTTTTGAAATTGCAGAGCAAGATATACCTTCCTATCTTCGTGCAGCCGATTTCTTAAATATAACAAATGTAGATGTATTATGCGTGCAACATGAGTTTGGGATATACGGTGGTTTGGCGGGAAGTCATGTGCTTGCACTTCTACATGAACTACGAATGCCGATAGTTACAACACTTCATACAATACTTAGAGAACCTAATGTAGAGCAAAGACGCGTTATGCGCGAATTGATTCGGTTATCCACTCGACTAGTAGTCATGACAGAAAAAGGGAAAGAATTTCTCTTAGATATTTATCAAGTGCCTGAAAAGAAAATAGACTTAATACCACACGGAATTCCTGACATGCCTTTCGCAGATCCGAACTATTTCAAGGATGAATTCGGCGTTGCTGGCAAACAGGTATTACTCACATTCGGACTTTTATCTCCCAATAAAGGAATTGAGTTTGCATTAAGGGCACTTCCTCGAATTGTAAAAGATTTTCCGAACATTGTATTCATTGTAGTGGGACAGACGCACCCCAATTTACTTCGTAATGAAGGAGAACTATACCGGTTAAGTCTTGAGAGGCTTGCAAAAGATTTGGGAGTGCAAAAGCATGTAGTCTTCTTCAATCGGTTTGTAGAACAAGGCGAACTCATGCGATTTATTGGTGCTGCAGATATATATTTAACTCCGTATCTTACTGAAACGCAAATCACATCCGGGACTCTGGCTTATGCATTCGGAGCGGGTAATGCTGTTATATCTACACCTTACTGGCATGCAAAGGAATTATTAGCCAACAACCGAGGAAAACTTATTCCATTTCAAGATGCTGGATCAATTGCAGATGCAGTGATTGATTTGTTGCATGATGAATCATTTCGTCATTCTCTTCGTAAGAATGCATTTCAAATAGGAAGAGAAATGACTTGGAGTAATGTGGCAATAAACTATGTAAAATCTTTTTATCAGGCAGGTCAAGATCATAGTTTTGTTGGACGAAAGTCTTCTCCGATTAAAACGCTAGATGAACAACCGGACCAATTACCTGCTTTGAAATTTGATCATCTATTGCGACTTACTGATTCAACTGGAATTTTTCAACATGCTAGTTTTACCGTTCCAAATTTTACAGAAGGATATTGCACGGATGATAATGCAAGGGCGTTGCTACTTACATTAATGCTTAGAAAATCAGGCAATAGTATTTATCGGATAAATGAATTAGCCGCTACTTATTCTGCTTTTTTAAATTATGCCTTTAATCGACAGAATCATCGGTTCCGAAATTTTATGAGCTTTGATAGACGTTGGTTAGAAGAGGTAGGCTCGGAGGACTGTCATGGTCATGCTCTTTGGGCATTAGGTTATTGTGTTGGCAGTGCGGATAATGGAAGTTTATCTATGCTTGCTGCTGAACTATTTGAGAAGGCACTTCCTGTTGCTGCTGATTTTTCTTCACCACGTGCTTGGGCATTGACATTAATTGGAGTTGATCATTATTTACAGAGGCTAAGCGGAGATAGACGTGCAAGCCATATCCAAGAATCTTTAGTTGCTAAATTATTGCAGCGTTATGCAGATGCATCAAGTGAAGATTGGCAATGGTTTGAAAATGGACTTTCTTACGCCAATGCAAAGCTTTCTCATGCATTAATCTTGAGCGGCAAACGAACGAATAACCACACAGCACTCGCTATTGGTCTTAAAACATTGCGCTGGCTTGTAAAATTACAAACATCAGAAGCGGGATCCTTTAGACCTGTAGGATCGAATGGATTTTTTCAGAAGGGAGGGGAAAGAGCAATCTTTGATCAGCAACCAATTGAAGCACAAGCTATGGTATCCGCTTGTATTGAGGCTTACTATGCGACAGGCGACATGTCTTGGGCGGTGGAAGCACGGAGAGCATTCGAATGGTTCTTAGGAAGAAACGATTTAGGATTGGCAATGTATGATTCAAACAGTGGTGGTTGCAGAGATGGACTTCATATAGATCGCGTAAGTCAAAATGAAGGATGTGAGTCTACTCTGGCATTTCTCTTGGCACTTTCAGAAATGCAAACATTGCAAAGCACTCTCATTAGTTTTAAAGATCCGGCAGGAGAATAA
- a CDS encoding LemA family protein has translation MNCGYNRIQELDEEVNANMAEILNQYKRRADLIPGLVKIVEGYASHEKEVLVEITKARSSVGGLQATPELVNNPEAFKNFQNAQNSLGSALQRLLVVTERYPDLKANEGFRDLQAQLEGTENRIAVARGRYIKAVQEYNVTIRQFPTVLTAKMFGYGTKTSFTTENEADIKNLPSDISKPPEMDFGKKK, from the coding sequence ATGAACTGCGGCTACAATCGCATACAGGAACTCGATGAAGAGGTTAATGCAAATATGGCGGAGATATTAAATCAATACAAACGTCGCGCTGATTTAATCCCAGGACTTGTAAAAATTGTAGAAGGCTATGCAAGTCATGAAAAAGAAGTGTTAGTTGAAATCACAAAGGCACGTAGTAGTGTAGGTGGCTTACAAGCGACACCAGAACTAGTAAACAATCCAGAAGCATTTAAGAATTTTCAAAACGCACAGAACTCTCTTGGCTCTGCTTTACAACGTCTTCTTGTGGTAACAGAGCGTTATCCTGATCTCAAAGCTAACGAAGGCTTTCGAGATTTACAAGCGCAATTAGAAGGAACAGAAAACAGAATCGCAGTAGCCAGAGGACGTTATATAAAAGCTGTTCAGGAATACAATGTCACCATTCGTCAATTTCCAACAGTGTTAACTGCTAAAATGTTTGGGTATGGAACTAAGACTTCTTTTACAACTGAGAATGAAGCGGATATTAAGAATTTGCCGTCTGATATTTCTAAACCACCTGAAATGGATTTCGGGAAGAAGAAATAA
- a CDS encoding J domain-containing protein, with translation MKDPYEILGVKKNATDEEIKKAYRALAKKFHPDLNPNNKDMEPKFKEISVAFKQIENKEAREKFEKGIHDEQFTESSKKARTYSNDYQEDGGRYAYHFDGDADDLFKTFFSGRGAGNADLPGKDHLFSLEIDLKDAIHGIEKEVTLGAGKRLKIKIPAGIENKEKLRIKNQGGQGIGKGQPGDAYIEINIRPSSIFKINESNLEVEIPISLDEAVNGATIKIPTIDGTIMMTIPPNVNTGTKLRIKEKGMPIKGKTRGDQIVIIKITLPEHMDSEFKEFIKTWTKKNPYNPRARSEDHGI, from the coding sequence ATGAAAGATCCATACGAAATCCTTGGTGTAAAGAAAAACGCAACAGATGAAGAAATCAAAAAAGCCTATAGAGCACTAGCCAAAAAATTCCATCCTGACTTAAATCCAAATAACAAGGACATGGAGCCAAAATTCAAAGAAATCAGCGTAGCTTTCAAGCAAATTGAAAATAAAGAAGCCCGTGAAAAATTTGAGAAAGGCATTCACGATGAACAATTTACAGAATCATCGAAGAAAGCTAGAACCTATTCCAATGATTATCAAGAAGATGGTGGACGGTATGCCTATCATTTTGATGGAGATGCAGATGACCTCTTCAAGACTTTCTTTTCTGGTAGAGGTGCGGGTAATGCAGATTTACCAGGAAAAGATCATCTATTTAGCCTTGAGATTGACCTAAAAGATGCGATACATGGTATAGAAAAAGAAGTTACTCTTGGTGCTGGAAAGAGATTAAAAATAAAAATCCCAGCGGGCATTGAAAATAAAGAAAAATTACGAATTAAAAATCAGGGTGGTCAGGGAATAGGAAAAGGTCAACCCGGTGATGCCTACATTGAAATAAATATAAGACCTTCTTCTATTTTTAAAATAAATGAAAGCAATTTAGAAGTTGAAATTCCAATTAGTCTAGACGAAGCAGTCAATGGAGCGACAATCAAAATTCCAACGATAGATGGAACAATTATGATGACAATTCCGCCTAACGTTAACACTGGAACAAAACTTCGCATAAAGGAAAAAGGAATGCCGATAAAAGGCAAAACGCGTGGAGACCAAATTGTAATTATTAAGATAACCCTTCCGGAACATATGGATTCTGAATTCAAAGAATTTATAAAAACGTGGACTAAAAAAAATCCCTATAATCCTAGAGCGCGGAGCGAAGATCATGGTATATGA
- a CDS encoding glycoside hydrolase family 130 protein — MEKEKQSKEIDISAKKIKAVHAKRIGPTLTPDRSRVLMRPFFPVKKEIARRIVSQVMTLSDFEVADLLKQVLGEFENRHENVELIFKNRYLQVHKFIGDLEDTSIERQTLIGSYFSHEYSPESAALFNPSIVLHPDQTELPSGSIRFILSLRATGEGHISSITFRTGNVNAKHRVTLTPSVPFVVEPKPINNLVYEKGLFTRKLQEAGLHNSFCKQVLEQLQNEFVLHDLRRVLEAERGKMGSFDVITDRAAHGILLLAESNFEVEFNVNSQTSQRVLFPSVPSQSNGIEDARFVRFEEDDHSFTYYATYTAYDGKITLPQMLETKDFVHFKFLTLNGPAVQNKGMALFPKKISGAYAMLSRQDDENILLMYSDNIHFWQTPTLLLKPKEPWEFVKIGTCGSPIETDAGWLVLSHGVGPMRRYCLGAFLLDLKDPSRVIGRLREPLLVPNEAEREGYVPNVVYTCGALLHEHELIIPYAMSDYGTSFASVGLDELLESME, encoded by the coding sequence ATGGAAAAAGAAAAACAATCAAAAGAAATCGATATTTCGGCAAAGAAAATAAAGGCAGTTCATGCAAAGAGAATTGGACCTACTCTTACACCGGATCGTTCCAGAGTGCTCATGCGTCCTTTTTTTCCCGTGAAAAAAGAAATCGCGAGACGAATAGTGTCTCAAGTAATGACTCTATCTGATTTTGAAGTAGCGGATTTACTGAAGCAGGTATTGGGTGAATTTGAAAATAGGCATGAGAATGTAGAGCTAATCTTTAAAAACCGCTACTTACAAGTTCATAAATTCATCGGTGATCTAGAAGATACTTCTATTGAGCGGCAAACACTAATTGGCTCTTACTTCTCACATGAATATTCTCCTGAGTCTGCTGCTTTGTTCAATCCTTCCATCGTGCTTCATCCCGATCAGACGGAACTTCCTTCTGGCTCTATCCGCTTTATATTAAGTCTTCGGGCTACAGGAGAAGGACATATTTCTTCCATTACGTTTCGAACAGGGAATGTGAACGCAAAACATAGAGTTACCCTCACACCATCTGTTCCATTTGTAGTAGAGCCAAAACCAATTAATAACTTAGTTTATGAGAAGGGGCTATTTACTCGTAAACTCCAAGAAGCAGGACTGCATAATTCATTTTGTAAACAAGTATTAGAGCAATTGCAGAATGAGTTTGTTCTACATGATTTAAGAAGAGTTCTCGAAGCGGAGAGGGGCAAGATGGGATCCTTTGATGTAATTACTGATCGTGCAGCTCATGGTATATTGCTATTAGCCGAATCAAACTTTGAAGTAGAATTTAATGTAAATAGTCAGACTTCCCAGAGAGTATTATTTCCATCTGTTCCCAGTCAAAGCAATGGAATTGAAGATGCGAGATTTGTTCGTTTCGAAGAAGATGATCACAGTTTTACATACTATGCAACCTATACAGCGTATGACGGCAAAATAACATTACCCCAAATGCTAGAGACTAAAGACTTTGTGCATTTTAAATTTCTAACACTTAACGGTCCTGCCGTGCAAAATAAGGGAATGGCTTTATTTCCTAAAAAGATAAGTGGAGCTTACGCAATGTTATCCCGCCAGGATGATGAAAATATATTACTGATGTATTCAGACAATATTCACTTCTGGCAAACACCTACTTTACTTTTAAAGCCAAAAGAGCCCTGGGAATTTGTAAAAATTGGAACTTGTGGTTCTCCCATTGAAACGGATGCTGGTTGGTTAGTATTAAGTCATGGAGTAGGACCTATGCGTAGATATTGTCTTGGTGCATTTCTCTTGGACTTAAAAGATCCTTCGCGGGTAATTGGTCGTTTGCGTGAGCCACTCCTTGTGCCGAATGAAGCAGAGAGAGAAGGCTATGTTCCAAACGTTGTATATACTTGCGGAGCACTATTGCATGAACATGAACTGATAATTCCCTACGCGATGAGTGATTATGGAACTAGCTTTGCCTCAGTAGGTCTCGATGAGTTATTAGAGTCGATGGAATAG
- a CDS encoding TonB-dependent receptor has translation MKTVYSSSVHYSIGKLRLALYLLGLIFFNSIVLHAQQVTPSKTVYIGNFQPHESDRNSNIEKEIQSTLNKKIQGSGLNPVDSTKSTTSERLTEAKQANARFLLEGFYNKKNSDSNLNLYIQVYDPESGQMIDAYSITDEIYQSEGLQLDKEELKESDQSIVEKLANKTSLILRSNPNKKKNPSNLEQYASSSRLSEKLKPYLQTNEKAAEQAATEVFDLLQGQVTVSATKIAKKTNEAPNIVSVISDKEIRDYGRVSINDILFQLPGFAPSQVNDRRTVSSRGMYEGWNNNHLLMLVDGVQHNDLFYGTALTWEITPLNMIKSLEVIRGPGSALYGSNATNGVISLNTFSGSDLNGALKLRARMGDYGTRIYDLITGNKGKMFSHVVSYNSYETDGNNYTNYDGSGRKDAFGFLQKFQHRDERNSYYLFTKLEGEGDLKGLSFQYHRQKWNYQAFDGWLQNVPDIKDRQTEYRDVFTAKYSKNISDKLSQEYVMRYNNGYWDYNYRALPNSPDYPSGVTENLKSKIENLFLRAQLTYLLSNGGTFVAGVEGNRLSYNGDISHNSNINMNILGDQNTNPSGAFLPLNPSMEWIQNRPILKIAPFAQLTSGKLFNNKVEFTAGIRYDETSIKFRGIDEPYKNWIGIPGITVTDPNTQESTTYNIPSQYLSAPFVPNEHKTYRRTSPRGGIVYFFSDRLTFKAMIGRAFREPSAGELFGVNTYVGGSNNPRKISPEVIKTSEIAMDWTINSNFNLRINGFNTRFENAIDYSGTSNSIVNAYTLGTRGIETELLTSFKYFSTFVNYSRFYRFLDNNLDATISKHPNEIKNSPGYTANAGISSTWEKWIGSISLQRQGAVYRRTNDQGPIDPLTGYNTSNTNSNPYSFPQYRPKNVPAWISVNFRVSYKFAESMQLGLYVTNLFNSHQTLARRADYPFDYIREGRRVMVDFQASF, from the coding sequence TTGAAAACTGTATATTCCTCATCAGTTCACTATTCTATTGGTAAATTAAGATTAGCTCTGTATTTGCTCGGGCTTATTTTTTTTAACTCGATAGTTCTTCATGCCCAGCAGGTTACTCCATCAAAGACAGTGTATATTGGAAATTTTCAACCTCATGAATCAGATCGAAACTCAAATATAGAGAAAGAAATTCAATCTACACTAAACAAAAAAATTCAAGGGTCAGGTTTGAATCCAGTTGATTCAACTAAATCTACTACATCAGAAAGACTAACGGAGGCAAAGCAGGCTAATGCGCGTTTTCTCCTCGAAGGATTTTACAATAAAAAAAACTCTGACTCAAACTTAAATTTATACATCCAAGTATATGACCCCGAGAGCGGACAAATGATAGATGCTTACAGTATCACCGATGAAATTTATCAATCAGAAGGATTACAATTAGATAAAGAGGAATTAAAAGAAAGCGATCAGTCTATCGTAGAGAAATTAGCAAACAAAACATCTCTTATCCTCAGGTCCAATCCAAATAAGAAAAAAAATCCCAGCAATTTAGAACAATACGCATCCTCTTCTCGCTTATCCGAAAAACTAAAACCATACTTGCAGACAAATGAAAAAGCCGCAGAGCAAGCAGCCACAGAAGTATTCGATTTATTACAGGGACAAGTAACAGTATCCGCTACTAAGATTGCAAAGAAAACAAATGAAGCACCCAATATTGTATCTGTAATTTCTGATAAAGAGATCAGAGATTATGGAAGGGTTTCTATTAATGATATTCTCTTCCAGCTACCGGGCTTTGCCCCTTCTCAAGTAAACGATCGTAGAACTGTTTCATCAAGGGGTATGTATGAAGGTTGGAATAACAATCATTTGCTTATGCTTGTTGATGGAGTTCAACATAACGATTTATTTTATGGGACAGCTCTTACCTGGGAAATTACTCCTCTAAATATGATTAAATCTCTAGAAGTTATTCGGGGACCTGGATCTGCACTTTATGGTTCCAATGCGACTAACGGCGTTATATCTCTGAATACATTTTCCGGCTCTGATTTAAACGGAGCTTTAAAACTTAGAGCCAGAATGGGAGACTATGGAACTCGAATTTATGATTTAATTACTGGCAATAAAGGAAAAATGTTTTCTCATGTGGTTAGTTATAATTCCTATGAAACAGATGGAAATAATTATACAAACTATGACGGCTCAGGAAGAAAAGATGCATTTGGGTTTTTGCAAAAATTTCAACACCGAGATGAGCGTAATAGTTATTACCTGTTCACAAAGTTGGAAGGGGAAGGTGATTTAAAAGGATTATCTTTTCAATACCATAGACAGAAATGGAATTACCAAGCATTCGATGGTTGGTTGCAGAATGTCCCTGATATAAAAGACAGACAAACTGAATATAGAGATGTATTCACTGCAAAGTATTCCAAGAATATTTCAGATAAATTAAGCCAAGAATACGTTATGCGCTACAATAACGGATACTGGGATTATAACTACAGGGCACTACCGAATAGTCCTGATTATCCGTCCGGTGTAACCGAAAATCTAAAATCAAAAATAGAGAATCTATTCTTGCGCGCACAATTGACCTATTTACTTTCCAACGGAGGAACATTTGTTGCAGGAGTAGAAGGAAATCGACTTTCTTATAACGGAGACATTAGCCATAATAGCAATATAAATATGAATATCCTAGGAGACCAGAACACAAACCCAAGCGGAGCATTTCTTCCTCTAAACCCTTCCATGGAGTGGATACAAAATCGTCCTATTCTAAAAATAGCTCCTTTTGCGCAGCTAACGAGTGGTAAACTCTTTAACAATAAAGTGGAGTTTACAGCCGGTATCCGTTATGATGAAACATCTATTAAATTTCGAGGGATAGATGAGCCATATAAAAATTGGATTGGCATTCCGGGGATAACAGTAACTGACCCCAACACACAAGAATCAACCACTTATAATATTCCCAGCCAATACTTAAGTGCACCGTTTGTGCCTAACGAGCATAAGACTTACCGCAGAACAAGTCCACGCGGTGGGATTGTTTATTTTTTTTCGGATAGACTTACATTTAAAGCGATGATAGGAAGAGCATTCAGAGAGCCATCGGCTGGGGAATTATTCGGTGTCAATACTTATGTGGGAGGTTCGAATAATCCTAGAAAAATTAGCCCAGAGGTAATTAAGACTAGTGAGATTGCAATGGATTGGACGATTAATTCCAATTTCAATTTGCGCATCAATGGATTTAATACAAGGTTTGAAAACGCAATTGATTACAGCGGAACGAGTAATTCAATCGTGAATGCTTATACACTTGGGACAAGAGGAATTGAAACAGAGCTTCTAACTTCATTTAAATATTTTTCAACCTTCGTTAATTATTCTAGATTCTATCGGTTTTTGGATAATAATTTAGATGCTACAATTTCAAAACATCCAAACGAAATTAAAAACTCACCTGGATATACGGCTAATGCTGGTATATCCTCAACATGGGAAAAGTGGATAGGCTCTATTAGCCTCCAGAGACAGGGTGCAGTATACAGACGAACCAATGACCAAGGTCCAATAGATCCGCTCACAGGATACAACACAAGTAATACAAATAGCAATCCTTACTCTTTTCCCCAATACCGTCCGAAGAATGTCCCAGCATGGATTAGCGTCAACTTTCGAGTATCCTACAAATTCGCAGAAAGTATGCAGCTAGGTCTTTACGTAACCAACTTATTCAATTCACACCAAACGTTAGCGCGTAGAGCAGATTATCCCTTCGATTATATCCGAGAAGGTAGAAGAGTGATGGTTGACTTTCAAGCGAGTTTTTAA